Below is a genomic region from Rosa chinensis cultivar Old Blush chromosome 5, RchiOBHm-V2, whole genome shotgun sequence.
atcaaccgcgcactattcagcaccccggtcaaccctggcggtgaaacaaatccaagcagcagccgccccccaggtcaggacctcaccgccttgtatgagctggcgctggcggacctccacaaagcaaacagagagcgcgagcaggaacgcaaggaaaaggctgaggcccaggagcaggtggccacgctgatgacacgtttcgacgagctaaagcgggcactagacgcaaacgccaacccagcacgaagtgagcagtcacacagcaccagacacagccggcctaccgctggtataggacccattgtgcaaatgcaggtaccgctaaacccacctgagctggcaggaatgggaccacccactgcccccaactgttggagcaggaggcggagtcatcgctgcgcacccacccctcgaggactagagcaaggactgagggcaatctacccattcccgggcgaggGTCAGTTCCGCGGTGCGCCCGGGCAGGCCCCGCTGGCAACGCAaccgcccaaattttggagaggatacagcagttagaacagaggctaatcctggcggaggcaggcaccccggcgccagccccaaacccactcttcgcgtccaggccaggaccattcaccgctacaattttgcaagccgtcagaccagcgtttgcaaagaccccaaaaatgtcacattataacggtaagaccgatcccttcgtccacatggacacgttcaagaaggtcaccaacaacaagggatttgatgacgccaccctgtgccacttgttcagcgaaacgctggatagtgaggcaatgagttggttttttgagtgtccgccagggtctatcggctcattccaggcgttatctcatgctttcctctctcgattcatcttgttgtccgccggtcatcacaacacgagccagttgtttggcgtccggcagggagaggacgaatcattgaaggcattcgtcacaagatggcgggcggcagcatcttagtgccgcgatctcgacaaaacaatggcttcggcggctttcaagcagggactcctcaagggaccattcctctatcacctcaactacaatcatccaaacgcggcgtatgatcaccttatgagtgaggcggtcattcatgcccaggcagagtttatcacatatggagaaaccccaccgccaccagcaacaccaacaaaatcatctcaaccctcctccagccaccaggagaccgccagcaaggcccccactgcaccgccagctgacaagaagaggcagtggcaacagggcagttatcaaagcaagaggcagaaagacaaccactacaagggcaactgcccatcccatggggacaatcgcaacaagcagacggagtcctctcagcggtatgcaatattcacggtcctcacagcctcgtacgagtaaatttacaatcagtgcaaggatcagataccaccgccaccctcaccgaaattccccaaaaagggcaagccaagaaacaccagcatgtggtgcaaataccaagaggacagcggtcacaataccaacagttgcaacgctctcaaaacggccattgagaccctgtaccgtgacggcaagatggatcaattcaaggtgcgccaaccgccacctgtaattgccaacattgagccactgggccgcatcaacaccatcgatggcggggctctaatcaccaacatgtctcacagggcaagaaagcgttacgcacgcgccaatcacccaaaggaagtctgtaacatccgctacaagagatccgccaaactcccaaagtctggttgggagcccatcaccttctcagaggaggaggagcgcggagcacatctaccccatgacgacccatttctgatcgatgccattctcgacagatggtcagtgggaagaatcctggtggatagcggatctgctgtcaatgtcatattcagcggttgttacaacaacctgaagcggaacaagaaactactgcaagaccatgagccattgcttagcttctccagcgatatcactcaaccgctgggttctgactacatgcggttaaccatcggctccagtccatgtatggcggaggtacatactgaatttataattgtggattgtttcagttcgtataatgccatcataggacggccggcactcaacaagctcaaatgcatcatcgccggatacatgcttctcatgaagttccccacacccaacggcacgggctgtgtcaagggaagtcaacaattggcaagagagtgctactcaaccaccattgcgcggtcaacccgccgccacgaaatcctaacggtaggaaatcaggcaccgccaccagatatcttcgaggatcctagggatgaggagaagaaatatgtgaagaaggaaccggtcaatccagaaacatcgttgaaggtcatcagcatctccgacgagcacccagagcggacagtccgcataggagctcagctagacccagaggtggcggcagaactcactcaattcctacgggacaacgccgctgtcttcgcatggtcatatgcagacatgccaggtatctctcctgaaatcatcacacacaagctaaccatcaagccatccttctatcctatcaagtagaagcgaagggcctttgacgaggagaaataccgcgccataggagaggaggtcgccaagctccagggtatgggattcatccgccaggtagtctatccccagtggatctccaacctggtcatggtcaagaagcctagcggcaagtggcggatgtgtgtcgacttcaaaaatctcaacaaggcgtgcccaaaggacagtttccctctaccacgcattgatcagctggttgacgcaacagccgggcatgaactcctcagcatgatggacgctttctccggctacaatcagatcaagatgcatcccagcgatcaggagtgtaccaccttcaccaccgacaaaggcctgtactgctacaatgttatgcctttcggtctgaagaacgccggtgcaacttatcagcggctgatgaatgctatgttcgctgaacatttgggcaagataatcgaagtctacgtggacgacatgttggtcaagagtataaaggccagcggacatgtggcaaacctcaagatcatagttaccatcctcctggcctatggcatgcgcctcaacccagaaaaatgcttctttggcgtcaccgccagcaaatttctgggttatatcgtcagtgaacgaggaatcgaggctaacccggacaaggtacaggccatactcgacctggcggaccctgagtataaggtacatgtccagtgcctccaaggcaagttaaccgccctttctcgattcatctccaggctcactgacaggtgtgccccatttttcaaactcctcaaaacgactcacaagaaagtcatcaactggaacccagaatgtcagacagcgtttcagggcttgaaggattacctagcggcagtcccactactctctatccctgtgcaaggagagacactgttcatatacctagcggtatcgatatcagcggtgagttgcgccattgtccggcgggagggacaggacgagctcccagttttctacgccggcagaggcatgaacggggcagaaacaagatatccacccttggagcagctagctctcgcactcatcgttgccgccaggcgcctccgccaatattttcaagcacacacaatccatgtgctaactaatcaaccgctgagacaggtgatgcagaaccctgaacattcagggcgcctcagcaagtgggccatcgagctcagtgaatttgacatagattacaagccaagaaccgccatgaagggccaggcggtagcggacttcatcgctgagctcaccgactGTCAGCCCAATCCCGGCACGGAGgctgagcccgggacggaaatggtaaccgctgaggagccagctcccctacagtcagattggaacctgcatgtggacggctccgccagcgccaaggccagcggcgccggagtcatcctgacaggaccaggggggctgaacgtggaatacgcattgaaattcaacttcaaggcctccaacaatatggcggagtacgaagcactcattgccggcttactcctcgccatcgattcaggggctgacagtgtcaacatcttcagtgattcccagttggtcgttaaccaggtcaatagcagcttccaggccaaggaccaacagttagcggcatacttggggtacgttaagacactcctcaagaaattcaaatttcataacatcacacaaatccccagggaaaagaactccaaggctgattcactggcaagactggcaaccgcccagccacatcaaagtccagcggacacaagagtggagtgtcttgacaagccaagtatcacaaaaaccctggcggagatcttcaacattgaggtcaataccagctggatggacgaagtcattgagtacaagcgcaacggcacattgccggaagacaaagttaaggcgcgacaactcaagcggagggcaacccgctacaacatccagaacggcaagctgtaccgccagggattcacccatcccaacctccgctgcctaaccccagaggagggaaaggttgtTCTGGcggcaattcatagcggagaatgcggaatccactcaggcgccagatccttagccaatcgcacaatgcggcaaggctatttttggcctactctcggcgatgATGCCCGCCAGATGTCGAGAtcatgccacaaatgccaacaatttgctgatctcccacatgcaccggcggaaccaccaTCGGTCATCATcgctccatggattcactcaacttggggcctggatctgatgggaaaatttcgaaccgccaagggccagttcaagtacatcatagttgctatcgactacaacagcaagtggatagaggcggagccactaacggcaataactaccgccaaggtaattcacttcctctggaagaacatctactgccgttacggtgtcccacacacaataatcacagacaacggcacacagttcaacaacaaggagctcatctctttcaccgccaacttgggtaccaagatgagttttgcatctgtcgcccacccccagaccaacggtcaggtcgaagcagcaaacaaaataatcaaaaagctgctgaagaaaaaactcgacaaagcaaagggtctatgggcggagaaactcccggaagttctatgggccatcagaacaaccccaacttccgcaactggtgaaactcctttttgcatgatgttcggaacggaggttgtcctgcctattgaggttactcaacctaccgccagagtcgagggctaccgcccagaaaccaacactgacggcatcaacctggacaaggacctcctggaggaaaagcgacacaaggcccacttatgcaacctgcaaaacaagcagcgggtatcgcgtttctacaacgccagagtcaaagcccggaacctccaactgggggactgggtaatgaaggaagtcattccaccgccaacaaagcttcgcccaacttgggaaggtccatacaaaattgtggaagtcgttagcccaggcaccttctacttaatggacaaggatggcgtcacaacgacccacccttggaataccgaacaccttcggtattattacaaatagtcatgccgctacccaaaggcatcttgacttagctaaatttttgttcaatatttagctaagggaagctacccaacgggtactacccctcttttgtaaacgctgatcagtcagctatcaatgaaacgaggaattattcaaaccattgttaccaagtctagcactgagggcaactggcaacgccaggaatcgtcagcggaccacgtccgctacgttgtgcacttggaccaattttaattcctttaatgtttcattgcttggcaaaagaaaaatctctaagtcaaaactctagcggtacaaacatatcatgacaaacatcaaactttgaaatttcatttcagggctgagactccccacccaaagttGTTCATTACTTCACAATGTCGAAACTCagccaacaacaaaaaaaaaaaaaaaacaacacatgTAGGAGCTCAGCTCTTCGGGTTGGCTTCAACATCTCCACCTTCCGCAGGCGGCTGTGGTTGTGCGCGGCTTGTCTGGTCAGACCCTCTGGCGGTAGGACTTGGAGTCTCTATGGTGCCATCCGGCCGAGTGTGTGCCGCCAGAAAACCGgcacgggacacctccgactgggtaggCAGAGGAGTCTGCTGAGAACCATCCGCTGGCTGTGCACCACTTTCCCCACTTCCCGAGTGAACACCTTCAGGCTGGACAGGAACCGCAGCTTGCACCGGCGGAGCATTTTGGACTGGCAGAACAGGTGGCTGGGACGCCTtagcaaagtcaatggcgcccctctgcttcagcatctccacGTTGGCTAGAGCGCCGGCCTTCGCCGATTCAGTCATCGCCTTtttgtactccgccgactgtTTGAATTTCTCCACAGCGGCGGCAGCGGCACGGGTCCCTTCGTCCCGCAGGCGAGCTACCTCAGCCTCCAGTTTCGTCACCTCTGCTTgcttggcggcagactcccgctgcaggaTATCAATCTTTTTCTCCTTAGCGGCcacccgctcctgcagcagagaCATGTCTTGTTCCATCCTGGAGATGTGGTCGTTCCGTTCCACGTCCCGCCGGATTGCCACTTCCAACTTGCCGCGAGCATCCGCGGCGTCGCAATCCGCCTTCGTCAGGCGCCGCTCCACATCCGCCAGCCTGTCCTTGGCGTCCCCCAGCTCCCTCTCGAGACCGCTGATCTCGTCCCTGAGCTGCCGCTCAACCCCCGGCTGCTTCTGCGCCGCCATgaacatctcatgcagcccaACCGAAAGGTGACCAAAAGCTGAACTGAAGGGTGACCCGTCAATCGCCGTTGGGCGGGAAATCCCCGCCAGACCACCAAACCCCAGTATCTCGCAGAGGTGGTAGAGAAATCCCCGTTCAGTGTCAGTCATGAACTCGGCATAggcggcaaacgagtccaggtCACTCGCAGGCGCCTCTTCTGCAGCGGCCACTGGCGGACCCCGATAACctcagcatcatcatcatcatcctcctcgtCGGAGTCATTCTGCCGACGCTTCCGCAACAACCGCGTCTGTCCACCGGCCGCAGGCCTTGGCCCCCGTTGCTGTTGACCCACCGTAGCGGCAGCCCCCGCCGGCCGCACCACCTTCTGTGGCCCACGTCGCACGTTGGGCACTCTCTCTGTCTGCGGCGCGGCGCCAGACCCCTTCTTTCCACCCCCCACATTGGCACCCGTCTGAACAGCGGGTAGGCCGTCGGCGCCAAGGTGGGAGTgcagcggcattggcagcaccaccggaacctcggatgggctcacCGCCAGCGTCACCGGATCTATTACTGTCCTTTGAGCCGCATCCCCTgaggcgtacatggcctccaaaaagttgtcaatctctgcgcggtccatggctttggcaAAGGTGTCACGGCTCCTAACGTTACCTGGCGGCGTCTCTAAACAAACAGAAAGCAACTCAGTCAACCACAGGGCCAAATTAACTAAGTGTACAAGGTAGCGGAGATTTCTTACCAACGGCGCGAGTCAatcgttgatcgaccaacagctccAAACCGGTAAGTAGGCGAAAGTCCAACaaattgcgattccgccagcaaccttgGATGCGCGCCACACGACACTCTTcttcacgagtcaggttgtagCGCAAGcccactgaaaaaaaaaaaaaaaaaaaaaacaaggataaACGTTAGCAAGGTTCAAGACTAAGCACAACGTAAACCGCCAGCAATATTCAGCGGAGACCGACAAaccacctcggataggttggaactctgacttaatcctaaacgccgGTTCCTTGTCATTGGATTCCGCCTGatattcccaccccgtcgtggcaacgcaAAAGGTGTCCCGCCAATACGACATAGAATCCCTCAGGTTCTCTATCAACTTGGGggctccctggcggcgacttAGGTTCACTTGACCTCCGCAGCCCTGACGCTTCACATACGTCAGCTCATAGaaatgcagcacctccgccacggttggtccctcacagccggacaaccgccacagcgaagtcatcgccaacatcaatcgccacatgttggggcagacttGCCCAAAGGCTAGGCCGAACTCGTACACCAAGATCTGAAGACTGGGCACGAGCGGTagtgtcactccctggcggaatatTGCCTCATGCACAGCGGCAAACCCCGGGCGAAGAATTGAAGCCTTTCATCCACCGTCGGTGGACGCAGTTTAACCCCGCCGGGCAACCGAAACATCCGCTTTATCCGGTTGACATTGCCAACGGTCATCcgccctcccgcctcgtcaacaggaATCCCATCCGGAAGAACCCATGCCGATTCGGTATCCTCCCCTGTCGCATCTCCCCCATCAGCGGAGCCACTGGCAGCGCTGTTACTTGCCAACCGCTCCTCACGCCTATTCTGAGCAGCGGCGGCCTCCCTGGCCCTAGAACTCTCGGGGCGCGAAGCACGACCCATTACTACTTCCtagggtatggtttgtagcggctcgatgtctagcggttctggcagtgaggttcctgcacgggcagacggacgcaacgagtcaataaaattcatatccgccgcgctgaat
It encodes:
- the LOC121049262 gene encoding uncharacterized protein LOC121049262 codes for the protein MGRASRPESSRAREAAAAQNRREERLASNSAASGSADGGDATGEDTESAWVLPDGIPVDEAGGRMTASILRPGFAAVHEAIFRQGVTLPLVPSLQILVYEFGLAFGQVCPNMWRLMLAMTSLWRLSGCEGPTVAEVLHFYELTYVKRQGCGGQVNLSRRQGAPKLIENLRDSMSYWRDTFCVATTGWEYQAESNDKEPAFRIKSEFQPIRVGLRYNLTREEECRVARIQGCWRNRNLLDFRLLTGLELLVDQRLTRAVETPPGDAAQRTVIDPVTLAVSPSEVPVVLPMPLHSHLGADGLPAVQTGANVGGGKKGSGAAPQTERVPNVRRGPQKVVRPAGAAATVGQQQRGPRPAAVAAAEEAPASDLDSFAAYAEFMTDTERGFLYHLCEILGFGGLAGISRPTAIDGSPFSSAFGHLSVGLHEMFMAAQKQPGVERQLRDEISGLERELGDAKDRLADVERRLTKADCDAADARGKLEVAIRRDVERNDHISRMEQDMSLLQERVAAKEKKIDILQRESAAKQAEVTKLEAEVARLRDEGTRAAAAAVEKFKQSAEYKKAMTESAKAGALANVEMLKQRGAIDFAKASQPPVLPVQNAPPVQAAVTKLEAEVARLRDEGTRAAAAAVEKFKQSAEYKKAMTESAKAGALANVEMLKQRGAIDFAKASQPPVLPVQNAPPVQAAVPVQPEGVHSGSGESGAQPADGSQQTPLPTQSEVSRAGFLAAHTRPDGTIETPSPTARGSDQTSRAQPQPPAEGGDVEANPKS